TACACAGGGAGCGACTCCGCGATAGCCAAAGCCATGACCGCACCGGCACAAAAAGATACTGTCGTCGCAACACCGGCATCCACGCGAACCGTATATCATTACGGCGGCGGTCCATCCTATTGGCCGATATTTTTTGGTAACTATAATACGCCTTCGACGATCCGTCGCCCGGGCGGTTATCGTGCGCCTTCGCAAGGGCCGTCGAAACCGGAATACAAACCGGAACGTCGTCCGACATTGTTTTCTTCACGTACCGTCGGAAGTCAAACCAGCGGCGTGGGCAAACAAAAACCGACCGGATTTGGCCGTGTATCCGCCAATGTTAATTCCGACGGCAATGTCACCCGCGTTCGCCAGTCACGCAATTACAGTTCGACCGGCACATCCCGTGCGTCGCGTTCAACTTCAACGTCATCTTCGTCGCGTTCCTCGCGGAGTTACCGGAGCTCGTCGTCCAAAAGTTCATCGTCCCGCTCTTCGTCAGGTCGCTCCGGATCGTTTGGCCGCAGTCGCAGCAGTTCTTCATCATAATTTAAGGATTACTAAGCATGAATCGTCGCGGTTTTTTTAATAACATTTTTAAGTCGGATGAACCCTCGGGTCCGATTCATTTTTACGGCATTCAGATCGTCATCAATACCGGTATCAATGATGAAACCCGTGCCAAACTGCATGCGGCGATCAACGTGCCCGTTAAAGAAGGTGAGACCCCAGAGGAAAAAAAAGCATTTTTTAAAAATGTCGCAGCTCTCTTACTCGAGAACGAACCGTTTTTTGAATATGGGTACTGGGATTATCTGACGGATGCGGCCGAAGCGCAGGCCGAATTTGATTCGTGGGTCAACGAAATCGAAAGCAGTATGGCAACGGAGTCCGGCGAAGTCGGTGAAACGATGGACGAGCAGTATCGCATGAGCGCAGAAAAACAATACGTCGTTATTTCGCTCGCCTTCTTAATCGAAAATGTACCGACACAAGAATCCTTTCAAGGTATGATAGATATACCGGAAGAATCGTATTTTCTCCGCGAAACCTGGCCTAAATTGATCGAAGCCGTTCCGTATCTGGATTTTAACTACGTGATGGCCGATGCCGTATTTATTATGCCGGGCAACGAAAAAGACGGATTTTCATTTGAAGATTTGCACTCGGAAGGATGGGAATATCTAAAACCGATATCATAACACTAACCTAATAAGCTGACTTGCTAAATCAAAATGCCTATTCGTGACATATTATAGATTTTTTATTTAATCCCAAGCATCAGGCCATACATCCACAGTTTTTGCTGCAGCCCCAACCATTGAAATCGGCAGGCTTCCACGTTTCTAACATCAATTGTCGAAACGGATTGTCCGATCATGCGATGAAAGAGATGATTAACTTTGGCGGGATAATAGAACCTTGCTATGCGACGTGCAGAATGTGTGATATGCGCAGTTATATCCTTGCAGGTTGTTTTAGAAAAACCGGCTTCCTTCATAAATCGCATGAATCTGTCGGTTGATTCCAAACTTTTGGCAGCCCATCCCTCAACCCACGTTCTCATAATTGGATTCGTGTTGTTCTCTAATGCTGTCACAAAACCATCTGCCACCACTAACCGACCTCTCTGTTTTAGAATGCGAGACGCTTCACGTATGAATTGCTCTTTCGATTCAGCGTAGCAAATACTCTCACAACCCCAGACCACATCAAAATATTCGTCTGGAAATATTGTTTGACTGTAATCCATAACTTTGAATTCCGTCAAATGAGTAACCCCGGCATCTTCTGCATTAGCATAAGCCAAATTCATTTGTCGTTCGCTCAGTGTAACACCAACAACTCGGCAACCGAAATTTTTCGCAAGATAAATACTGCTTCCACCAACACCACACCCGGCGTCTAATACGATATCCGAGGATGTGATCTGCACTGTTTCCGCCATCACTTCATTCATCCGGATTAGTGACTGCGCAAAGGTACGTACGGAGTCATCCCAATATCCGTAATGAATCGCCATACAATCATCTAGGCGCCAAACTAAACGCGCTGCATCTTCCGTCAGACTATAAAATTCCGCTATTTTTTTTTGATACTCATTCATCGGGTCGTAACTTTTTGAGTAAAGTGCCAATATTAGCTAAGGCTTCACACCGCTCAACATACCGTAGAGCCATAATTTCTTTTTGAAGGCGATATACTGATACAACAGCGCATCAATGTTTTTGCGATTCACTTCCGGTACGCTTTTTCTCATGAGATGCTGATACAGATGATAACAGCGCGTCGGAAAATAAAAATATAACATGCGCCGCGAGGAATGCATGACATGCGGCGTGATATCCCGAAAACGAATATCCGTAAACCCCATGTGTTGCATATACCCCTGCATACGCTCCGGTGTTTCGATAAAGTTAGCCGCCCAGCCCTCGAGCCAGCGCCGATTGATCGGATGATCATTGTACTCAAACTTAGCCGTCATACCATCCGCAATCACCAGCCGCCCT
The window above is part of the bacterium genome. Proteins encoded here:
- a CDS encoding methyltransferase domain-containing protein; the protein is MNEYQKKIAEFYSLTEDAARLVWRLDDCMAIHYGYWDDSVRTFAQSLIRMNEVMAETVQITSSDIVLDAGCGVGGSSIYLAKNFGCRVVGVTLSERQMNLAYANAEDAGVTHLTEFKVMDYSQTIFPDEYFDVVWGCESICYAESKEQFIREASRILKQRGRLVVADGFVTALENNTNPIMRTWVEGWAAKSLESTDRFMRFMKEAGFSKTTCKDITAHITHSARRIARFYYPAKVNHLFHRMIGQSVSTIDVRNVEACRFQWLGLQQKLWMYGLMLGIK